CCCTCCTCCAGCCTTGGGCGTCCTGGCTTTCTCTTCGGCTTCGGAATCTTCCAGATCCTAAAGTAGCCAGCGGCTTCGCTGCCGGTCACCCGGAGGTGAAGGCCCTTCCCTTCAGACCCGGACCTTTCGCCCGAGAGGCGGCCGCACTTCCTGCGCACCTCGTAGCCCGCATTTCCAAGCTCCTTCTTGAGAGCCGCCAGGGTCAGCCTTTTGTGTGAGGCGATGGCGCGGAGCAACAGCTGGGACACCTTGAGCACGGAGCACGAGCTCTGCCTCAGGGGTCCCGCGAGGCCTCTTTCCGTGGGCTGCTGGGTTTTAACTTCAGTACCTTGGGATTCGTCCATGGGCTCAACCCCTTCAGCCATGGCCCCGCTCCCGCTCCCGCGGGGCCACTGGCTCTGAACCTCACTCACCCAGGTATGAGCTAATAAGACTGCGGCTGCCGGGCCACGTCACAAAGGCAGGTCCTGTTACGAGGGCGGCCGACCCAATGGGTAGGGGGGGCCTttcttactttgaaaaaaaaaaaaaggaaaaccaatcAGACGCCGTTTCCTTCTAGGTCTTACACCAATTCGGATTTTCAGAGCCTCTGCACACCTGAAAAATCCCCTTTATAATATCCAGGGTTCTGTTTCCTGGTCTTAAGTTTATGCTTCTCACTGATCTTGATCTCAGCCGCTTTCTGAAGGTCACTATTTTTTCTGTGGTCCTGCACACCATCTACCCACATTCTCCTACAAAGGAAGAGAAGTTGTTGCCAACCACCCGCAAGTAATACACTGCCTTTAACAAGTGGCTGTGGTAGTCTATAAAACACAACCCGGCCGAGAAACTCCCATTTTTAGGTCCCACCAGGAAAATGTATGCAGTTATATCTCCCTGGCTCTCAGCACAGTGGATTTTGTGCAAGAGTATGAAAGTAAGAAATCTGTTCCCACACCTGCACAGTTCAGATGCCTCGTTCAATTGGATTGGAACAATCCAGATTACAAATAAGAACAGCCTAAGAACACTGGTCTAATCATTATTCTTTAAACAGACACTGTGATTTTCTGCTTGTCCTCTTCTTAGATTGCTTATCCCATCTCTGTCCAGATAAATCCTGCTTGTCTTTCAAAATCCTGCTAAATGCTCCTTCACTGAAGCTTCCTTAGACCCCTGCAGTAAAAGAATGTCTTTCCTCTTAATTACCACAATTACTTCTGTAACCCTATATGGTTTTTCTTTACTGTAAATTAACTTGATATTAGAAGGTACAGTGTggcacaatatttaaaaaaaaaaaaactggagctGGAAGATACGAATACATATCCTAGCTCTTTAATAGCCATATGACATTAATAatccttaatatttttaaacctgACTTCCTTATCTAAGAAAAACGTTTAATAATCCCTTCCTACCAACATCACAGAAACACACCATACTGCAAAAATTCAAAGATGTGATAATAGACAAAGGAGCATAAAAGTTATTTCACTCTGGATCTGTATATCTTTCCAATGAAATAAAAAggtcactcagagtcagacagTCTTTGAATTTCTATACCCCGTGCTGTACCTAATACAGCATATTATATATAGCAAGCATTTGATTTGAGTCTGCTTAAGCTCCTTGCTGGTGAGGAGGCTTTTTCTGGATTCAGAAGgaaagtcccagaaaaacatgagaaaatagCAGGATGAATTTCAAAGGGCTGGAAATGAAGGCAACCAAGGAAGCTAGTTGTTCAAGGACCTCTAATTTAAGACACGGTTTAGTTGGGAATAATTCAAAGAACACATCAAGTTACAAAGCATATCATACTTTTCCAGAGAACATTCACATATCATCAGCAGTCATAGGCTGGAGTGTGGCATTGTTTCTTCCAGGAATCAAAGTTCCAGGAAGTTGCTTAGACCAGAGCTTGTTAAGTTTTAACGTGCACTTACTTAGATCTGAGATGGATCCAGAGATTTTACCAACAAGGTCCCACGTAGTTCCTGGATAAACACAAGTGCTAGGGGTAGAGGAGAGTAGACAAtgagaaggaaagtggcaggacaTAAGACTGGAAATGTAGATGAGGGTCAGGTTGTGAAGGACAGATGCCATTATAATGACATAGATGTTATAGGTCACACAGCAGTTAAGTGGTAGAGTTTGGATTTAAACCTGAGTCTACTTAattctgggattccctggtggctcagagggtaaagtatctgcctgcaatgcaagagacctgggtttgattcctgggtaggaaagatcccctggagaaggaaatggcaagccactccagtattcttgcctggagaatcccatggatggatgagcctggtaggctacagtccacgggattgcaaagagttggacacaactgagacttcactttcactttctacttaaAATTACTATGctaggtttccttttctccccaccaCCTTATATATCTCCATTAGAGAGTggaggggcctcccaggtggtcctggttgtaaagaatctgtctgctaatgcagaagaagcaagagatgcaggttcaatccctggactgggaagatcccctggagtaggaaatggcagtctgctccaatattcctgcctggaaaactccatggatggaggagcctgatgggctatagtccatggggctgcaaagagttggacatgactgagcagctgaatacATAGAGGGAAGTTTATAATCACAGCTCAGAGTCAAGAGTATTTATATGCAATCACTGTACTTTTTCCAAGGCTTTCGATCAGGGCAGAGTTCTGTGACCCTGAGGATCTCCAGGGGCAAGGGCTAACACAGCAGCACAGGGACAATGCACCAAGGAAGAGCTGCCAGATGCAGAGGCAGAACTACATGGTGCTAGATCTCTCCCATTTGTAGAGTCTCTTGGCCTGGCTATTCTTCCTGGTTGCATAGGCCAGTGGTCACAGGAAGGGGCAAccaccagagaaaaagaaaaacacagaagtgTTTGCTTTGAGAATAGGAGGGAAATAAATGAAGTATCACCTTCGTATCAGCTGATTCCAGGTAAAAACAGGTTGTTTTCTTTATGTATGATACTGCATGCAATGGTATCATCATAAGGAAAGAACCAAATAAAAAACCATGTTTACTGATACCCCTGTGATTACAAAGGAGGCAAACTGGAAACCTTTGAGGCTGAAATCAAAGGAAAGGAaacctatagaaaaaaaaataccaacacctatgacaaaaaagagaaaacatctttatttatatataaccATTCATTTCACATAGATTTCTGTATAAGTATGCTGTAAATAAGACAGGAATAACTAAAAATGGGAGGTAGAAAACAAATGCCCCTACCACCACTCAGATGACTCAGAGGATAAGAAAGCCAGTTGACATCTTTCATAgagttaggtagttagaataggaaaaaggagtccaaaatggcggtggctaaaagacaagggaaaagcctgcgaaaatagaacaaaggaaggtctaaggaccagagtgaggacctcaggtaaaacaaacagccctcctggctagtgCAATTTACATAGAGCAGGctcagggagaggagaaaaaacataaaaagaggagccaaaattgaacCAGGGGCTTCTCTTCGTGTCTTTTGGGTCAGCCCACCCTCATGCCTTGAGGGTGTATTTTCCTTTGCCTGCCAATAAAACTGAGCTATAGCACTGGTCCATCCgccacttcaaatttttgctgcgaTAAGACAGAagtgaggaaattacacactcctcCGACATACATGGTTTGTATGCCATGACTCaggtttaacctggctgaaacaatcTCGGCTCAGCCCCAACGAGTCAAGACGCCAAgcacagcagaagcccaactcAGTGAAAGCTTCCATGGTGGAAGCTGAACACGAAGAAAACCCAGTGCAGGAGAAGGGACAAAAATCCCACTgtgctggaaaccgggacagcaaaaacaaacagcaGAAAGCTCACACGGCTCAGTCTCAGACTCCAGAGACCACCGGTTCGGGTAGGAAGTCCTCACTCCTgtggctggaaggacatatggctaacaaaattttaattcctttacaatctcttgtTTCCTTGAACCCCCTGCAAACAGGCGAGCAACAGTGGGTGCCCAGGCTGTCCCGAAGGCTCCACTATCTGCGGTGCCCTAGTAGCTGTTGCCCAAGTGGGTGGGGATTCCTCTGTctttaatcttctttgtgccaaggatcaggccaatgaaaactgtgagcacaggtcaggtattcagcagattttctggcaggttatgaaggggatttcttggcacgtttttcccactcctttttcctcccatccttcagtTCCTCTCTCCATCTATGCCACTGCTTACAAAGTATTCGGCAGGTCATCGTCTTTCCATTCGTGAAAGTTGTGCTTGAAACCATTTACCTAagattgggactcaaacccacatgGCAGGGACTCTGtactatgcttagtcactcagtcatatctgactgggACTTGAAACCGGCCAAAACCCATGGTGTCTGGTTTTAGGACCTAAtgaatgaagctcaggctcttgaTGCCTCCTtgcaaaaaattcagtgagagacacagtgataagtaagaggtggatttgttcgAATTTAGAGAGAAGTACActccacaataaactgtggaaaattctgagagagatgggaataccagaccacctaacttgcctcttaagaaatctgtatgcaggtcaagaagcaacagttagaactggacatggaacaacagactggttccaaataggaaaaggagtacgtcaaggctgtatattgtcaccctgcttatttaacttctatgcagagtacataatgagaaacgctggactggaagaagcacaagctggaatcaagattgctgggagaaatatcaataacctcagatatgcagatgacaccacccttatggcagaaagtgaaaaggagctacaaagcctcttgatgaagtgaaagaggagagtgaaaaggctggcttaaagctcaacattcagaaaactaagatcctggcatctgatcccatcacttcatgggaagtagatggggaaacagtggaagcagtgtcagactttattttttggactccaaaaccactgcagatggtgattgtgagagggtaacaggcaggaaggccagaggtctccaaaaggaggaaatagccggcaagtgtcagacatttttatcgcttttaagcagcaggaggaaacacaCTAGcggtatttttttccttctctatacaaatttaaaaggtttctcttaaaatactgtgttgccataaagacacctggtttcacctgaagttaactattctcaaaccttgagataaccagtgcatttttcttatggaaatgtttgtcttaagttATGCTAATGTACTACTATGCATTTGCCCCAAACTCttgtcttcaagttggttctgccttatggctcagaacctacttgacaaaccagcatgttatactcagatattgttcccctaatctacgTAAAtgactatttgtatggtaatctgtgcttcttcaagattcaagttaatcgttctatggcccaggatgaaccattttgtgccaagattatcccaaaatgcatcttatgggtgaggggcctggtgccattctgagttttaagtcattcttttctttcattaatagactgctagtgactatataacatccagctgaagactagcagggggggtactctttctgcccccttctgatgcctatgtcaaaagctttctctagatcctttatactttaataaaactttactatacaaaagctctgagcgatcaagcctcatctctggccccggattgaattcttctcctccgggggccaagaatcccagcatcttttctttcagcaacaacctttcaattgcagccatgaaattaaaagacgcttactccttggaaggaaagttatgacgaacctagatagcatactcaaaagcagagacattactttgccagcaaaggttcatctagtcaaggctatggtttttcctgtggtcatgtatggatgtcagagttggactgtgaagaaggctgagagccgaaaaattgatgcttctgaactgtggtgttggagaagactcttgagagtccctcggactgtaaggaggtccaaccagtccattctaaaggagatcagtcctgggtgttcactggaaggactgatgctaaagctgaaattccagtactttggccacctcatgcgaagagttgactcattggaaaagactctgatgctgggagggactggggtcaggaggagaaggggacgacagaggatgagatggctggatggcatcactgactcgatggacatgagtttgagtaaactctgggagttggtgatggacagggaggcctggtgtgctgcaattcatggggtcgcacagagtcagacacgtctgagcgactgaactgaactgagcattgtATATGAGTGCCTGTTTCCCCACAGCCTCACCAACAGAGTAGGTTCtcaaatattttgattaaaaatgttATCTTATTGTTTTAATGTACATTTCCTTTATGAGTAATATTAtacttttttccatatttttcaaggccattttatttgttttttcaacaACCTCTGAATATTCGATGTTAGATGGCATTACAACTCTAAACCAAAAATTTTTTGACCATAATTGCACTAGGCAGTTgagataaaaaggaaagcaaagaattGAGGGCAGGGATGTTCTATTTGCTCTGACCAAAGTTAAATACCTAAATATGCCACTAGAATGTGAGCACTAAAAAGTGGGAATTATGTTTTATCCATCTTTATTCTCAGCAAAACATTCACAATCTTGCAGACACTTAGTCATCAATGAACAGTAAAGATGAAGTGAGGTATTCTTGGCAGTTTCTCCATGGAAGTATCCAGTTAGAATCATGACCTAAACAATCTGGATGGCCTACCTATGAGTTAAGATCATGCCTTATATTTAATCAGAGTACAGTCATACTAAATCACCTTATCaatgaaaataatctgaaatgacCATTGTTAGCTATGT
This window of the Bos taurus isolate L1 Dominette 01449 registration number 42190680 breed Hereford chromosome 5, ARS-UCD2.0, whole genome shotgun sequence genome carries:
- the LOC784038 gene encoding testis-specific H1 histone translates to GPAAAVLLAHTWVSEVQSQWPRGSGSGAMAEGVEPMDESQGTEVKTQQPTERGLAGPLRQSSCSVLKVSQLLLRAIASHKRLTLAALKKELGNAGYEVRRKCGRLSGERSGSEGKGLHLRVTGSEAAGYFRIWKIPKPKRKPGRPRLEEGGRSPGTPLGARNSRRRSARRTVARKVRRGRSRADSRKVRSRAKDLVSSRTKEEGRAKKEDIRPRSRNAKRPSSKAREEKKQDPGRPVKRTVQRPTAKTCDSRATRTKTSAEAEGARSATGSP